The Clostridioides sp. ES-S-0010-02 genome window below encodes:
- a CDS encoding SIS domain-containing protein: MNYLKTMVDVMTTEMNAIKCLIDEAGIEYENIVNEIANCKGKVIFMGVGKSAHIGKKLAATFASTGTPSFFVHATEAVHGDLGMIESRDITILISNSGNSMEVVNCIKYVKAIGSKTIAFTSNRNSVLAKECDYALIYPAKGEADHLNLAPTTSSTITLVLGDSIACALSKNSNFDSADFYKYHPGGSLGEKLKAANNG, translated from the coding sequence ATGAACTATTTAAAAACAATGGTTGATGTTATGACTACTGAAATGAATGCTATAAAGTGTTTAATAGATGAAGCAGGTATTGAATATGAAAATATAGTTAATGAAATTGCAAATTGTAAAGGTAAAGTGATTTTTATGGGTGTAGGTAAATCTGCACATATAGGTAAAAAATTGGCAGCTACATTTGCAAGTACTGGTACACCAAGTTTTTTTGTACATGCAACAGAGGCAGTACATGGAGATTTAGGAATGATTGAAAGTCGAGATATTACAATTTTAATCTCAAATAGTGGTAATTCTATGGAAGTTGTAAATTGTATAAAATATGTTAAGGCAATAGGTTCTAAAACAATTGCTTTTACCTCAAATAGAAATTCAGTATTGGCAAAGGAGTGCGATTATGCTTTAATATATCCTGCAAAGGGTGAAGCTGACCACTTAAATTTAGCACCAACAACATCATCTACGATTACTTTGGTTTTAGGAGATTCTATTGCATGTGCATTATCTAAAAACAGTAATTTTGACTCAGCTGATTTTTATAAATATCATCCAGGAGGAAGTTTAGGTGAAAAACTAAAGGCAGCTAATAATGGTTAA
- a CDS encoding PTS glucose transporter subunit IIA yields MFKMFKKKSIKSPISGKVIELSKIPDAVFSQKLMGEGVAIDSTGDIVYAPYNGKVAVLAETKHALVIELENGMELLIHVGLDTVNLKGEGFEALVSVGDQVKEGTPMLKIDRSLIESNGISLITPVTITNHSEYNMNTYNVGNNVEGGKDTVIEFK; encoded by the coding sequence ATGTTTAAAATGTTTAAGAAAAAATCAATAAAATCACCAATATCAGGAAAGGTAATAGAGTTATCTAAAATACCAGATGCTGTATTTTCTCAAAAACTTATGGGCGAAGGTGTAGCTATAGATTCTACAGGTGATATTGTTTATGCTCCATATAATGGTAAGGTGGCAGTTTTAGCAGAAACTAAACATGCACTTGTTATAGAATTAGAAAATGGAATGGAACTTCTTATTCATGTTGGTTTAGATACTGTAAACTTAAAAGGTGAAGGATTTGAAGCATTAGTAAGTGTAGGAGACCAAGTAAAAGAGGGGACACCAATGTTAAAAATTGACCGTTCATTAATTGAATCAAATGGTATCTCACTTATTACTCCAGTTACAATAACTAATCATTCGGAGTACAATATGAATACATATAATGTAGGTAATAATGTAGAGGGTGGAAAAGATACTGTAATTGAGTTTAAATAA
- a CDS encoding DUF2087 domain-containing protein: MKIENLSIKDIKKGYVFNADLNCYSCIICGKTYEVGEIYRVGDRFFEASRAIELHTELKHGNYLEQLVNNDSKYNTLTDNQKQLFKLFISDLSDKEIAKELGVSTSTIRHQKFMFREKAKQAKLYLALYESVFEDKSNRDSIIIPIHEHAKMVDERYVVTEEERKHILETSFESMNPLKLKAFSSKEKKKVVILSKILEQFDQGKQYSEKEVNQILESIYYDFATIRRYLIEYGFMSRNKECTKYWLT; the protein is encoded by the coding sequence ATGAAGATTGAAAATCTTTCTATTAAAGATATCAAAAAAGGTTATGTATTCAATGCAGATTTAAATTGTTATAGTTGCATTATTTGTGGAAAAACGTATGAAGTAGGAGAAATATACAGAGTTGGTGATAGATTTTTTGAAGCATCAAGAGCTATTGAATTGCATACAGAATTAAAACATGGTAACTATTTGGAACAATTGGTCAATAATGATTCAAAGTACAATACATTAACAGATAATCAAAAACAATTATTTAAATTATTTATTAGTGATTTATCAGATAAAGAAATTGCAAAAGAGCTTGGTGTATCTACTTCTACAATACGTCATCAAAAATTTATGTTTAGAGAAAAAGCAAAACAAGCTAAGCTATACTTGGCTTTATATGAATCTGTATTTGAAGATAAATCTAATAGAGATAGTATTATAATACCAATCCACGAACATGCCAAAATGGTAGATGAGAGATACGTAGTAACTGAAGAAGAAAGAAAACACATTTTAGAAACATCATTTGAAAGTATGAATCCTCTAAAATTAAAAGCTTTTTCATCAAAAGAAAAGAAAAAAGTTGTTATTTTGTCTAAAATTTTAGAACAATTTGACCAAGGAAAGCAATATTCAGAAAAAGAAGTTAATCAAATTTTAGAGTCTATATATTATGATTTTGCAACGATTAGAAGATATTTAATTGAATATGGTTTTATGAGTAGAAATAAAGAATGTACAAAGTATTGGTTAACATAA
- a CDS encoding epoxyqueuosine reductase — protein sequence MNDELKSILYNEGVDIIRFVDISEFPINQTLGFSKAILFCIGLSKKFIKDIYNNLPTDRDEFLEKEEKVEKLADWISEYLQKKGYSAYAQSEKNNIEHRYIERGYIDPKMQSGISPLPHKTIANISGIGFMGKNNLFITEEFGCAFSMCTVLTDAPISVEKHPLIASKCGDCSVCVEKCPAKAIHGNAWTFQGGRESIIDISKCFCVLKCMVNCQWSLKYANQKL from the coding sequence ATGAATGATGAGTTGAAATCTATTTTGTACAATGAAGGTGTAGACATTATTCGTTTTGTTGATATATCTGAATTTCCAATAAATCAAACACTAGGCTTTTCTAAGGCGATTTTATTTTGTATAGGATTATCAAAGAAGTTTATTAAAGATATATATAATAATTTACCTACAGACAGAGATGAGTTTTTGGAAAAAGAGGAAAAGGTGGAAAAACTAGCTGATTGGATTTCTGAATATCTTCAAAAAAAAGGTTATAGTGCTTATGCTCAATCAGAAAAAAATAATATAGAACACAGATACATTGAAAGAGGATATATTGACCCTAAGATGCAATCAGGTATTAGCCCTTTACCACATAAGACAATAGCGAATATTAGTGGTATTGGATTCATGGGAAAAAATAATTTATTTATCACTGAGGAATTTGGATGTGCTTTTAGCATGTGTACAGTACTTACAGATGCACCAATTTCTGTTGAAAAGCATCCTTTGATTGCTTCAAAATGTGGTGATTGCAGTGTTTGTGTAGAAAAATGCCCTGCAAAAGCTATACATGGAAATGCTTGGACTTTTCAAGGGGGAAGAGAGTCTATAATCGATATTTCTAAATGTTTTTGTGTTTTAAAATGTATGGTAAATTGCCAATGGTCATTGAAATATGCAAATCAAAAACTATAA
- a CDS encoding chloride channel protein, giving the protein MKKDTSHVIKRAERFQVILIGEGLLVGAIAGLIVLLYRILLGQAGIWLNQILNFAKGSTVKTAVWFAVLALLAWIVSRLVNWEPMISGSGIPQLEGEMTGKIKQVWWRVLPAKFVGGFLSLMGGLALGREGPSIQLGAMAGKGISRALDRGKTEEKFLLTCGASAGLSAAFHAPLAGVMFSLEEIHKNFSVSVLISVMTASLTADYISANFLGMESVFQFDIGNVLPQSYYWLILILGVVLGVMGAFYNWFTLFVQSLYKKIPKIGTFGKILIPFFMAGILGLLMPEVLGSGHNLVEALTSHEYLLGMVVLIFVIRFVFSAVSFGSGAPGGIFFPLLVLGAFIGGMFGMVGVQFFGMNLDYVNNFILLAMAGYFTAIVRAPLTGIILIFEMTGSVSQMLSLSVISIVAYIVATLLKSKPIYESLLERLLEKNGEPVHRERGEKILDQFSIMFGSPVANKAIQDIQWPENCLLVAIQRGGEEIIPKGKTILKASDIIVTMTDERDSSVVYDKMEKLCKENTSYIV; this is encoded by the coding sequence ATGAAAAAAGATACATCTCATGTAATTAAGCGGGCCGAGCGATTTCAGGTCATTTTGATTGGAGAAGGGCTTCTTGTAGGCGCTATAGCTGGTTTGATTGTACTTTTATATAGGATACTTTTGGGGCAGGCTGGTATCTGGCTTAACCAAATATTAAATTTTGCAAAAGGTTCAACTGTGAAAACAGCAGTTTGGTTTGCAGTGCTTGCACTGCTTGCGTGGATTGTATCAAGGCTAGTAAATTGGGAGCCAATGATTTCAGGTAGTGGTATTCCTCAGCTAGAAGGAGAGATGACAGGGAAAATCAAGCAAGTATGGTGGCGTGTGTTGCCAGCCAAATTTGTTGGAGGATTCTTATCGCTTATGGGTGGTCTTGCCTTGGGAAGAGAAGGACCTTCTATACAGCTTGGTGCTATGGCAGGAAAGGGTATTTCCAGAGCTCTTGATAGAGGAAAGACAGAGGAAAAGTTCTTGCTTACTTGTGGGGCAAGTGCAGGATTATCAGCAGCCTTTCATGCACCACTGGCAGGTGTCATGTTTTCACTGGAAGAAATACATAAAAACTTTTCAGTGTCTGTTTTGATTTCTGTGATGACAGCATCTCTAACAGCGGACTATATATCAGCTAATTTTCTAGGAATGGAATCAGTGTTCCAGTTTGATATTGGAAATGTGTTACCACAGAGTTATTATTGGTTGATACTGATTTTAGGTGTTGTGCTTGGCGTTATGGGGGCATTTTATAATTGGTTTACCTTATTTGTTCAGTCTTTATATAAAAAGATTCCCAAAATAGGTACATTTGGAAAAATATTGATTCCATTTTTTATGGCTGGTATTTTGGGTCTTTTGATGCCTGAGGTGCTTGGAAGTGGGCATAATCTGGTGGAAGCACTAACAAGCCATGAATATTTGTTGGGAATGGTAGTTTTGATTTTTGTCATCCGTTTTGTATTTTCGGCTGTTAGTTTTGGGTCTGGTGCGCCAGGAGGAATCTTCTTCCCGCTACTTGTTTTAGGAGCCTTTATTGGGGGAATGTTCGGAATGGTAGGTGTACAGTTTTTTGGAATGAACTTAGACTATGTCAATAATTTTATACTTCTGGCTATGGCAGGATATTTTACTGCCATTGTACGTGCGCCTTTGACTGGAATTATATTGATTTTTGAAATGACAGGTTCTGTCAGCCAGATGCTTTCCCTATCCGTTATTTCAATTGTGGCGTATATTGTGGCTACACTTCTGAAATCTAAGCCGATTTATGAAAGTCTTCTGGAGAGATTACTTGAGAAAAATGGAGAACCTGTTCATAGAGAGAGGGGAGAGAAAATACTAGATCAGTTTTCCATTATGTTTGGTTCTCCTGTTGCTAACAAAGCAATTCAGGATATTCAATGGCCAGAAAATTGTCTTTTGGTAGCCATTCAAAGAGGAGGAGAAGAAATTATTCCAAAAGGAAAAACAATTCTTAAGGCAAGTGATATAATTGTTACCATGACAGATGAGAGAGACAGTAGTGTTGTGTATGATAAAATGGAAAAACTTTGCAAAGAAAATACATCATATATTGTATAG